The Petropleomorpha daqingensis genome includes a window with the following:
- a CDS encoding D-arabinono-1,4-lactone oxidase, translating into MTQVLSSERTRWRNWAGNQQAEVDVAHPASAEEVAELLTSGRRVRPIGSGHSFTAVGRPDDVQLVADRLTGIHDITDDGLVTVGAGTPLHRLNAELSRRGWAMTNLGDIDRQTIAGALSTGTHGTGARFGGLATQLRGLELVTPAGEILRCDAERNADVFTAGRVGLGALGVLTAVTLQAVSAFALHAVEGPGTLTHALAEFDELMTSTDHVEFYWFPHTDAILLKCNTRVPLDEGIDPLPRWRSVWDDEVLSNVAFAGVIAAGKRVPALVPPLARFSAKALGARAFTDHAHRVFVSRRRVRFLEMEYAVPRADAPAVLAELRRAHEASDWREAFPVEVRVAAADDIPLSTASGRESAYIAAHVPAHTDPGPWFATLEKIAGEVGGRPHWGKLHGLDAAVLRERYPRFEEFVAVRDRLDPTGVLSNEYLDRVLGPARG; encoded by the coding sequence ATGACCCAGGTGCTCAGCAGCGAGCGCACCCGGTGGCGGAACTGGGCGGGCAACCAGCAGGCCGAGGTCGACGTCGCGCATCCCGCGTCGGCCGAGGAGGTCGCCGAGCTGCTCACCAGCGGCCGGAGGGTGCGGCCGATCGGCAGCGGGCACTCCTTCACCGCCGTCGGTCGCCCGGACGACGTCCAGCTGGTCGCCGACCGGCTGACCGGCATCCACGACATCACCGACGACGGGCTGGTCACGGTCGGCGCCGGGACGCCGCTGCACCGGCTCAACGCCGAGCTGTCCCGCCGCGGCTGGGCGATGACCAACCTCGGCGACATCGACCGGCAGACGATCGCGGGCGCGCTGTCCACCGGCACCCACGGCACCGGCGCGCGCTTCGGCGGCCTGGCCACCCAGCTGCGCGGGCTGGAGCTGGTGACGCCCGCCGGGGAGATCCTGCGCTGCGACGCGGAGCGCAACGCCGACGTCTTCACCGCCGGCCGCGTCGGCCTGGGAGCGCTCGGGGTCCTCACCGCGGTGACCCTGCAGGCCGTGTCGGCCTTCGCGCTGCACGCGGTCGAGGGCCCGGGCACGCTCACGCACGCGCTGGCCGAGTTCGACGAGCTCATGACCTCGACCGACCACGTCGAGTTCTACTGGTTCCCGCACACCGACGCGATCCTGCTCAAGTGCAACACCCGCGTCCCCCTGGACGAGGGGATCGACCCGCTGCCCCGGTGGCGGTCGGTCTGGGACGACGAGGTGCTCTCCAACGTCGCCTTCGCCGGGGTGATCGCCGCCGGCAAGCGGGTGCCCGCGCTGGTGCCGCCGCTGGCCCGGTTCTCCGCGAAGGCGCTGGGCGCGCGGGCCTTCACCGACCACGCGCACCGGGTGTTCGTGAGCCGGCGCCGGGTCCGGTTCCTCGAGATGGAGTACGCGGTGCCGCGGGCCGACGCGCCCGCCGTCCTCGCCGAGCTGCGCCGGGCCCACGAGGCGAGCGACTGGCGCGAGGCGTTCCCGGTCGAGGTGCGCGTGGCCGCGGCCGACGACATCCCGCTGTCGACGGCATCCGGCCGCGAGAGCGCCTACATCGCCGCGCACGTGCCAGCGCACACCGATCCGGGCCCGTGGTTCGCCACGCTGGAGAAGATCGCCGGGGAGGTGGGCGGCCGCCCGCACTGGGGCAAGCTGCACGGCCTGGACGCCGCGGTGCTGCGGGAGCGCTACCCCCGGTTCGAGGAGTTCGTCGCCGTCCGCGACCGGCTCGACCCCACCGGGGTGCTGAGCAACGAGTACCTGGACCGGGTTCTCGGCCCGGCCCGTGGCTGA
- a CDS encoding MFS transporter has protein sequence MADATTALAAPPTRAWTVRFAFAWLGLWAAQLAPVQLLLPLQLEDVDAAHKVRDFGLVNGAAGIAALVALPVFGALCDRTRSRFGRRRVWVAGGVAGFVVGLLLTGLAGSWPTVMAAWVLAQLGMYAAMAGLTATIADQVPPEHRGAVSAAVYGPQALGIVLGLGLITALNTGVGASYALLAVVLALAALPWLLRAREAAPAAVERPRSVAAALRATWIAPSRHPDYAWAFAGRLLVNLGNALGTTYLLYFLTDGLRVDDPEGSLLILTLVYLVATVVATWGGGVLSDRTGRRRIFAGAAGLLQALACATLVIAPSWTATLIAGVLLGLGYGAYTSVDQALVTQVLPDASAVAGELGVMNVAAVVPQALAPLLAALVIASLGGYGVLFTLAGLTTVLGAVSVARIRSVR, from the coding sequence GTGGCTGACGCGACGACCGCCCTCGCCGCCCCGCCCACCCGGGCGTGGACGGTCCGGTTCGCCTTCGCCTGGCTCGGGCTCTGGGCGGCGCAGCTCGCGCCGGTGCAGCTGCTGCTGCCCCTGCAGCTCGAGGACGTCGACGCGGCGCACAAGGTCCGCGACTTCGGACTGGTCAACGGCGCGGCCGGGATCGCCGCGCTGGTCGCGCTGCCCGTGTTCGGGGCGCTGTGCGACCGCACGCGCAGCCGCTTCGGCCGCCGCCGGGTGTGGGTCGCGGGGGGAGTGGCGGGCTTCGTCGTCGGGCTGCTGCTCACCGGCCTGGCCGGCAGCTGGCCCACCGTCATGGCCGCCTGGGTGCTCGCCCAGCTCGGCATGTACGCGGCCATGGCCGGGCTCACCGCCACGATCGCCGACCAGGTGCCGCCCGAGCACCGCGGCGCCGTCTCGGCCGCCGTGTACGGCCCGCAGGCGCTCGGCATCGTCCTCGGCCTCGGCCTGATCACCGCTCTGAACACCGGCGTCGGCGCGAGCTACGCCCTCCTGGCCGTCGTGCTGGCGCTGGCCGCGCTGCCGTGGCTGCTGCGCGCCCGCGAGGCCGCGCCGGCCGCCGTCGAGCGCCCGCGGTCGGTCGCAGCCGCGCTGCGGGCCACCTGGATCGCACCGTCCCGGCACCCCGACTACGCCTGGGCGTTCGCCGGCCGGCTGCTGGTCAACCTCGGCAACGCCCTGGGGACGACGTACCTCCTGTACTTCCTCACCGACGGGCTGCGGGTCGACGACCCCGAGGGGTCGCTGCTGATCCTGACGCTCGTCTACCTGGTCGCCACGGTGGTGGCGACGTGGGGTGGCGGCGTCCTGTCCGACCGCACCGGCCGGCGGCGCATCTTCGCCGGGGCCGCCGGGCTGCTGCAGGCGCTGGCCTGCGCGACGCTGGTGATCGCGCCGAGCTGGACCGCCACGCTGATCGCCGGTGTCCTGCTCGGCCTCGGCTACGGCGCCTACACCTCGGTCGACCAGGCGCTGGTCACCCAGGTGCTGCCGGATGCCTCCGCGGTCGCCGGGGAGCTCGGGGTGATGAACGTGGCGGCCGTCGTCCCGCAGGCGCTGGCACCGCTGCTGGCCGCGCTGGTGATCGCCTCGCTCGGCGGCTACGGCGTCCTGTTCACCCTCGCCGGGCTGACCACGGTGCTCGGCGCCGTCTCCGTCGCCCGCATCCGCTCCGTCCGCTGA
- a CDS encoding aldo/keto reductase family oxidoreductase encodes MTFTAEKSGSFPLGDGTVHRMGYGAMQLAGPHVFGPPADRDAAIAVLRRAVELGVNHIDTSDYYGPHVTNEIIREALHPYPADLTLVTKIGARRTPDGEWPEALAPDEIRQALHDNLDHLGVDAMDVVNLRMPGFSEPVQRSLAEPFETLAELQQQGLIKHLGVSNVTPQMLAEAQAIAPVVCVQNHYNVVHRKDDPLVDALAREGIAYVPYFPLGGFTPLQSAALETVARRLETTPMEVALAWLLARSPNILLIPGTSSIAHLEQNLESAARVLGPVELEELDRIGGTGEPDIDL; translated from the coding sequence ATGACGTTCACAGCGGAGAAGTCCGGCTCGTTCCCGCTCGGGGACGGCACGGTCCACCGGATGGGCTACGGCGCCATGCAGCTGGCGGGCCCGCACGTGTTCGGGCCGCCGGCCGACCGCGACGCCGCGATCGCCGTCCTGCGCCGGGCCGTCGAGCTCGGTGTCAACCACATCGACACCAGCGACTACTACGGGCCGCACGTCACCAACGAGATCATCCGCGAGGCCCTGCACCCGTACCCGGCCGACCTGACCCTCGTCACCAAGATCGGCGCCCGGCGCACTCCGGACGGCGAGTGGCCCGAGGCGCTGGCCCCCGACGAGATCCGCCAGGCGCTGCACGACAACCTCGACCACCTCGGCGTCGACGCGATGGACGTCGTCAACCTGCGGATGCCCGGCTTCAGCGAGCCGGTGCAGCGCTCCCTCGCCGAACCCTTCGAGACCCTCGCCGAGCTGCAGCAGCAGGGCCTGATCAAGCACCTCGGCGTCAGCAACGTGACCCCGCAGATGCTCGCCGAGGCGCAGGCCATCGCGCCGGTGGTCTGCGTGCAGAACCACTACAACGTGGTGCACCGCAAGGACGACCCGCTGGTCGACGCGCTGGCCCGGGAGGGCATCGCGTACGTGCCGTACTTCCCGCTCGGCGGCTTCACGCCGCTGCAGTCGGCGGCACTGGAGACCGTTGCGCGGCGGCTGGAGACCACGCCGATGGAGGTGGCGCTGGCCTGGCTGCTGGCCCGCTCCCCCAACATCCTGCTGATCCCGGGGACGAGCTCGATCGCGCACCTCGAGCAGAACCTGGAGTCCGCGGCGCGGGTGCTCGGCCCGGTCGAGCTCGAGGAGCTCGACCGCATCGGCGGCACCGGCGAACCCGACATCGACCTGTAG
- a CDS encoding zinc-dependent alcohol dehydrogenase, translated as MRAVTWHGRADVRVETVPDPTIQEPTDVIVQITSSGICGSDLHLIEVMAPFMTVGDVMGHEPMGIVREVGPEVTAVKPGDRVVVPFNISCGTCWMCSQGLHSQCETTQNRDQGFGASLFGYTKLYGQVPGGQAEYLRVPFGNTLPIKVPEGPADDRFVYLSDVLPTAWQAVQYAGIPKGGSVLVLGLGPIGDMSSRIAQHLGAEQVFAADDVPERLARARARGISTIETTKKDEVVAAVRDATDGRGPDAVIDAVGMEAHGSPLATMAQKATAIVPDAVMEKIMQVAGVDRLAALNTAIEAVRRGGTISLSGVYGGATDPLPLMRMFDKQIQLRMGQANVWRWIPDILPLLEEDFLGVDEFATHHVPLDEAPQAYMNFREKKDGTVKVLLKP; from the coding sequence ATGCGTGCAGTGACCTGGCACGGTCGTGCCGACGTCCGTGTCGAGACCGTCCCGGACCCCACCATCCAGGAGCCGACGGACGTCATCGTCCAGATCACCTCCTCCGGCATCTGCGGCTCGGACCTCCACCTGATCGAGGTGATGGCGCCCTTCATGACGGTCGGCGACGTCATGGGCCACGAGCCGATGGGGATCGTCCGCGAGGTGGGGCCGGAGGTCACCGCGGTCAAGCCGGGCGATCGCGTCGTCGTCCCGTTCAACATCTCCTGCGGCACCTGCTGGATGTGCTCGCAGGGGCTGCACTCCCAGTGCGAGACCACGCAGAACCGCGACCAGGGCTTCGGCGCCTCGCTGTTCGGCTACACCAAGCTGTACGGGCAGGTCCCGGGCGGCCAGGCGGAGTACCTGCGGGTGCCGTTCGGCAACACCCTGCCGATCAAGGTCCCCGAGGGCCCTGCCGACGACCGGTTCGTCTACCTCTCCGACGTCCTGCCCACGGCCTGGCAGGCGGTGCAGTACGCCGGCATCCCGAAGGGCGGCAGCGTGCTCGTCCTCGGCCTCGGCCCGATCGGTGACATGTCCTCGCGCATCGCGCAGCACCTCGGCGCCGAGCAGGTCTTCGCCGCCGACGACGTCCCCGAGCGGCTGGCCCGTGCCCGGGCGCGCGGGATCTCCACCATCGAGACGACGAAGAAGGACGAGGTCGTCGCCGCCGTCCGCGACGCCACCGACGGCCGCGGACCCGACGCCGTGATCGACGCCGTCGGCATGGAGGCGCACGGCTCGCCGCTGGCGACCATGGCCCAGAAGGCGACGGCGATCGTCCCCGACGCGGTGATGGAGAAGATCATGCAGGTGGCCGGCGTCGACCGGCTGGCCGCGCTGAACACCGCCATCGAGGCCGTCCGCCGGGGCGGCACGATCTCGCTGTCGGGCGTCTACGGCGGGGCCACCGACCCGCTGCCGCTCATGCGCATGTTCGACAAGCAGATCCAGCTGAGGATGGGCCAGGCCAACGTCTGGCGCTGGATCCCGGACATCCTGCCGCTGCTCGAGGAGGACTTCCTCGGCGTGGACGAGTTCGCCACCCACCACGTGCCCCTGGACGAGGCCCCGCAGGCCTACATGAACTTCCGGGAGAAGAAGGACGGCACGGTCAAGGTCCTGCTCAAGCCGTGA
- a CDS encoding M23 family metallopeptidase, with amino-acid sequence MSAPVVEETVSKAAKTTATKSAATRATAARTATAAKTTAAKKTAAKTAPAKATPAKAAAAKATTSKAAPAKKTVTPKPAPAKAAATKASTSKSTSAKATTARATTTKGAPAKKTAAAKPATAARPRPTPRPRPVPAAEIVPAAEPVVAVEEVVETPAAVGTPAAVETPAAVEELEPTAVPTRRRRIPTVLRRRRSLVIAAALVSIGVGSVWAGAAAQAGPTDEPSHSMSVAAELGISAQQNVTPPDGHDADRLAEVAASRATREAEQTAAVQAQQQADAAAIEAMRPQAVLPVNGARLTTCFCMRWGTMHWGIDLAAPMGTPEYAAMDGVVLEAGPASGFGLAVYIQHANGDVTVYGHMEKILVTPGQVVKAGDTISLLGSNGQSTGPHLHFEVHQGGINGQKIDPIPWLQARGVQVPSA; translated from the coding sequence GTGTCCGCACCGGTCGTCGAGGAGACGGTGTCGAAGGCCGCGAAGACGACCGCCACGAAGTCGGCGGCCACCAGGGCCACCGCGGCGAGGACGGCGACGGCCGCCAAGACGACCGCCGCCAAGAAGACCGCTGCGAAGACGGCGCCCGCCAAGGCGACGCCTGCGAAGGCCGCTGCCGCCAAGGCGACGACCAGCAAGGCCGCCCCGGCGAAGAAGACCGTCACCCCGAAGCCGGCGCCCGCGAAGGCCGCTGCCACGAAGGCGTCGACCTCCAAGTCGACGTCCGCCAAGGCGACGACCGCCAGGGCGACGACCACCAAGGGCGCCCCGGCGAAGAAGACCGCCGCTGCGAAGCCGGCGACCGCTGCGCGGCCGCGGCCCACCCCGCGTCCGCGCCCGGTCCCGGCCGCTGAGATCGTGCCGGCCGCCGAGCCGGTGGTCGCGGTCGAGGAGGTCGTCGAGACCCCCGCCGCCGTCGGGACCCCCGCCGCCGTCGAGACCCCGGCCGCCGTCGAGGAGCTCGAGCCGACCGCGGTTCCGACCCGCCGACGGCGCATCCCCACCGTGCTGCGTCGGCGCCGGTCGCTGGTCATCGCCGCAGCTCTCGTCTCCATCGGCGTCGGCAGCGTCTGGGCCGGCGCCGCCGCGCAGGCCGGCCCGACCGACGAGCCCAGCCACTCGATGAGCGTCGCCGCCGAGCTGGGCATCTCCGCGCAGCAGAACGTCACGCCGCCGGACGGCCACGACGCCGATCGGCTCGCCGAGGTCGCCGCCAGCCGGGCGACGCGGGAGGCCGAGCAGACCGCCGCCGTCCAGGCGCAGCAGCAGGCCGACGCGGCCGCGATCGAGGCGATGCGTCCCCAGGCCGTGCTGCCGGTCAACGGCGCGCGGCTGACCACGTGCTTCTGCATGCGGTGGGGGACCATGCACTGGGGCATCGACCTGGCCGCCCCGATGGGGACGCCGGAGTACGCCGCGATGGACGGCGTCGTCCTGGAGGCCGGCCCCGCGAGCGGCTTCGGTCTGGCCGTCTACATCCAGCACGCCAACGGCGACGTCACCGTCTACGGCCACATGGAGAAGATCCTGGTCACGCCGGGGCAGGTCGTGAAGGCGGGCGACACCATCTCCCTGCTCGGCAGCAACGGCCAGTCGACCGGTCCGCACCTGCACTTCGAGGTGCACCAGGGCGGCATCAACGGCCAGAAGATCGACCCGATCCCGTGGCTGCAGGCCCGCGGGGTGCAGGTCCCCTCGGCCTGA
- a CDS encoding cation diffusion facilitator family transporter: MGHDHAAHGATAGGAHRRRLTVVLGLTLVVLVAEVVGAVLSGSLALLADAGHMATDAAGIALALGAVTLAQRPARGRRTFGWQRVEILAAVANGLLLLGVAGYVLVEAVLRIGEPAEISSELMLVVAGAGLVVNLVSLALLHRGRSDSLNVRGAYLEVLGDAFGSLAVIVAGVVILTTGWSFADTLASLAIGFLVVPRAWHLLREALDVLLEAAPRGVDLDDVRAHILAVDGVLGVHDLHAWTITSGLPVLSAHVVVSDAALQAGHGGQVLDALCSCLGSHFDVEHCTFQLEAETHADHEAPVHD, encoded by the coding sequence GTGGGGCACGACCACGCAGCACACGGCGCGACGGCCGGCGGCGCGCACCGGCGCCGGCTGACCGTCGTCCTCGGGCTGACCCTCGTCGTGCTGGTCGCCGAGGTCGTCGGCGCGGTGCTGTCCGGATCGCTGGCGCTGCTCGCCGACGCCGGCCACATGGCCACCGACGCGGCCGGGATCGCCCTCGCGCTCGGCGCGGTCACGCTCGCGCAACGCCCCGCCCGCGGACGGCGGACCTTCGGCTGGCAGCGCGTCGAGATCCTCGCCGCCGTCGCCAACGGCCTGCTGCTGCTCGGCGTGGCCGGTTACGTGCTGGTCGAGGCGGTGCTCCGGATCGGTGAGCCGGCCGAGATCTCCTCGGAGCTCATGCTCGTCGTCGCCGGCGCCGGCCTCGTCGTCAACCTGGTGTCGCTGGCGCTGCTGCACCGCGGCCGCAGCGACTCGCTCAACGTCCGGGGCGCCTACCTCGAGGTCCTCGGCGACGCCTTCGGCTCGCTCGCGGTCATCGTCGCGGGCGTCGTGATCCTCACCACCGGCTGGAGCTTCGCCGACACCCTGGCCTCGCTCGCGATCGGCTTCCTGGTCGTGCCCCGGGCCTGGCACCTGCTGCGCGAGGCGCTCGACGTCCTGCTGGAGGCCGCGCCGCGCGGGGTGGACCTCGACGACGTCCGGGCGCACATCCTCGCCGTCGACGGCGTCCTCGGCGTGCACGACCTGCACGCCTGGACGATCACCTCCGGGCTGCCGGTGCTCTCGGCGCACGTCGTGGTGTCGGATGCGGCACTGCAGGCGGGGCACGGCGGTCAGGTGCTCGACGCCCTCTGCTCGTGCCTGGGCAGCCACTTCGACGTGGAGCACTGCACCTTCCAGCTCGAGGCCGAGACGCACGCCGACCACGAGGCGCCCGTCCACGACTGA
- a CDS encoding cytochrome c oxidase assembly protein produces the protein MQHDHTGMWMPDEPPTWARLFIPRLDGWSVLAVVSVVLLVAYLVGVARLHRSGVRWPWWRTGSWVLGCLTLFFATGTGFNGYGMAVFSVHMAQHMVLSMVSPIFLLCGSPITLALRSLPRGKGTAGVPRALLLEALHSRFARFLSHPAFTVPLFLVSLYGVYFTPIFDDLMANPLGHQFMLAHFLVTGLLFFGPILGQDPWPRTVGYPGRMLELLIPVPFHAFFGVSIMMADSLVVQTFAHPPASWGIDVLGDQGSAGAIAWSFAELPTVVVLAVVFFAWANSDERRGRRLDRAAERDADAELAAYNARLKALAAQEH, from the coding sequence GTGCAGCACGACCACACGGGCATGTGGATGCCCGACGAGCCGCCCACCTGGGCTCGGTTGTTCATCCCACGCCTCGACGGCTGGTCGGTCCTCGCGGTGGTCAGCGTCGTGCTGCTCGTCGCCTACCTGGTCGGGGTGGCGCGGCTGCACCGCAGCGGTGTGCGCTGGCCCTGGTGGCGGACGGGGTCGTGGGTCCTCGGCTGCCTGACGCTGTTCTTCGCCACCGGCACCGGCTTCAACGGCTACGGCATGGCCGTGTTCAGCGTGCACATGGCCCAGCACATGGTGCTGTCGATGGTCTCGCCGATCTTCCTGCTCTGCGGCTCGCCGATCACGCTGGCGCTGCGCTCGCTGCCGCGCGGCAAGGGGACGGCGGGCGTGCCGCGAGCGCTGCTGCTCGAAGCCCTGCACAGCCGCTTCGCGCGGTTCCTGTCGCACCCGGCGTTCACGGTGCCGCTGTTCCTGGTCAGCCTCTACGGCGTCTACTTCACGCCGATCTTCGACGACCTGATGGCCAACCCGCTCGGCCACCAGTTCATGCTCGCCCACTTCCTGGTCACCGGGCTGCTGTTCTTCGGCCCGATCCTCGGGCAGGACCCGTGGCCGCGGACCGTCGGCTACCCCGGCCGGATGCTCGAGCTGCTCATCCCGGTGCCGTTCCACGCGTTCTTCGGCGTCTCGATCATGATGGCCGACTCGCTGGTCGTGCAGACCTTCGCCCACCCGCCGGCGAGCTGGGGGATCGACGTGCTGGGCGACCAGGGCAGCGCGGGCGCCATCGCGTGGTCGTTCGCCGAGCTGCCCACGGTGGTCGTGCTCGCCGTCGTCTTCTTCGCCTGGGCCAATTCGGACGAGCGCCGCGGACGTCGGCTCGACCGCGCCGCCGAGCGCGACGCCGATGCCGAGCTCGCGGCCTACAACGCGCGGCTGAAGGCCCTCGCGGCGCAGGAGCACTGA
- a CDS encoding MFS transporter — protein MTDSTPLPTSGITAGEPYPRRWLALAVIAVTVLMIILDATIVNIALPSVSKDLGISAATQQWIVTAYTLTFGGFLLLGGRIADFWGRKRTYLVGAAGFAIASALGGLAQNEAMLFAARALQGAFGALLGPASLALLTVLFTDTKERAKAFAVYGAIAGGGSAVGLLLGGVLTEYVDWRWCFWVNVPVAIVAIAAAIPFVPESKAPGDSTYDVPGAVLVTLGLTSFVYGFTKVAQAAQEHPTQNAWGNATAWLFIAGGVVLVALFVVVELRVKNPLLPMRLILDRNRGGAYLTSTLVGAGLIGAFFFLSLYFQQVLGYKPVEAGFASLPTTLGVLVSAGAASALVPKVGPKPLMVFGGVIAAVGLFLLSFLTVDTSFWALPFPGELLLGLGLGFTFVPLSNLALIGAGEHDAGAAGAVLQAVQQVGASVGTALLATISVAAITASITDAAAAGQNPQDPAVGMAAQVDGYTTAFLWAAVLLLAGALVSAVLIKATKDDLPTDADMVHVG, from the coding sequence GTGACCGACTCGACTCCCCTCCCGACCAGCGGGATCACGGCCGGCGAGCCGTATCCCCGGCGATGGCTGGCGCTCGCCGTCATCGCGGTCACCGTGCTCATGATCATCCTCGACGCGACGATCGTGAACATCGCGCTGCCCTCGGTGTCCAAGGACCTCGGGATCAGCGCCGCGACCCAGCAGTGGATCGTCACCGCCTACACGCTCACGTTCGGCGGCTTTCTGCTCCTGGGCGGCCGGATCGCCGACTTCTGGGGCCGCAAGCGCACCTACCTGGTCGGCGCCGCCGGCTTCGCCATCGCCTCGGCCCTCGGTGGCCTGGCGCAGAACGAGGCGATGCTCTTCGCCGCCCGCGCCCTGCAGGGTGCCTTCGGCGCGCTGCTCGGCCCGGCGTCCCTGGCCCTGCTGACGGTGCTGTTCACCGACACGAAGGAGCGGGCCAAGGCGTTCGCCGTCTACGGCGCGATCGCCGGTGGCGGATCGGCCGTCGGGCTGCTGCTCGGCGGCGTGCTCACCGAGTACGTCGACTGGCGCTGGTGCTTCTGGGTCAACGTGCCGGTGGCGATCGTCGCCATCGCCGCGGCGATCCCGTTCGTCCCGGAGAGCAAGGCACCGGGCGACTCGACCTACGACGTCCCCGGCGCGGTGCTGGTGACCCTCGGGCTCACCTCGTTCGTCTACGGATTCACGAAGGTGGCCCAGGCGGCACAGGAGCACCCGACGCAGAACGCCTGGGGCAACGCGACGGCGTGGTTGTTCATCGCCGGCGGAGTGGTGCTCGTGGCGCTGTTCGTCGTCGTCGAGCTGCGGGTGAAGAACCCGCTGCTGCCCATGCGGCTGATCCTCGACCGCAACCGGGGCGGGGCCTACCTGACCTCGACGCTGGTCGGCGCCGGGCTGATCGGGGCCTTCTTCTTCCTGAGCCTGTACTTCCAGCAGGTGCTGGGCTACAAGCCGGTCGAGGCGGGTTTCGCGTCGCTGCCGACGACGCTGGGCGTGCTCGTCTCCGCCGGTGCGGCCAGCGCGCTGGTGCCCAAGGTGGGTCCCAAGCCGCTCATGGTCTTCGGTGGCGTGATCGCCGCGGTCGGGCTGTTCCTGCTGTCGTTCCTGACCGTGGACACCTCGTTCTGGGCGCTGCCGTTCCCGGGTGAGCTGCTGCTCGGTCTCGGTCTGGGCTTCACGTTCGTGCCGCTGTCCAACCTCGCGCTGATCGGCGCGGGCGAGCACGACGCCGGCGCGGCCGGTGCGGTGCTGCAGGCGGTCCAGCAGGTCGGCGCCTCGGTGGGCACCGCGCTGCTCGCGACGATCTCGGTCGCCGCGATCACCGCCTCGATCACCGACGCGGCTGCGGCCGGGCAGAACCCGCAGGACCCGGCGGTGGGGATGGCCGCCCAGGTCGACGGCTACACGACGGCGTTCCTCTGGGCGGCCGTGCTCCTGCTGGCCGGCGCCCTGGTGTCCGCCGTCCTGATCAAGGCGACGAAGGACGACCTGCCCACCGACGCCGACATGGTGCACGTCGGCTGA
- a CDS encoding metallophosphoesterase family protein yields MLTSDTHVPKRSRDLPHSLWTAIEAADVVVHAGDWVDVALLDQVEKRSRTLLAVHGNNDHGTLRERLPEVARAEIEGIRIAVVHETGDKKGREERCAARFPDADVLVFGHSHIPWDTTAPTGLRLINPGSPTDRRRQPHGTFVTAVAEDGVLRDVTFHTVPR; encoded by the coding sequence GTGTTGACCTCCGACACGCACGTTCCGAAGCGGTCACGTGACCTGCCTCACTCTCTGTGGACGGCGATCGAGGCCGCGGACGTCGTCGTGCACGCCGGCGACTGGGTCGACGTCGCGCTGCTCGACCAGGTCGAGAAGCGCAGCCGAACGCTGCTCGCCGTGCACGGCAACAACGACCACGGCACGCTCCGCGAGCGGCTGCCCGAGGTGGCCCGGGCCGAGATCGAGGGGATCCGCATCGCGGTCGTACACGAGACCGGTGACAAAAAGGGCCGCGAGGAGCGCTGCGCGGCCCGGTTCCCGGACGCCGACGTCCTGGTCTTCGGGCACAGCCACATCCCGTGGGACACGACCGCGCCCACCGGGCTGCGGCTGATCAACCCCGGCTCGCCGACCGACCGGCGGCGGCAGCCGCACGGCACGTTCGTCACCGCCGTCGCCGAGGACGGCGTCCTGCGGGACGTCACGTTCCACACCGTGCCGCGCTGA
- a CDS encoding putative RNA methyltransferase codes for MPERAVALLACPVCGADLSTTPDGLRCAAGHAFDRARQGHVTLLPPGHRPPSGDTAAQVADRVAFLDAGTYAGITAALTTAVLADGPPETLLDLGGGTGHHLAAVLDHLPEAAGVVLDSSPYAARRAARAHPRALAVVADTWARLPVRDGVVDRALVVFAPRNGPETARVLRSDGRLVVVTPAADHLAELVGPLGLLRVDPDKGARTASSLEPHLRRIAAAEHREHLALDHAALRTLVGMGPHARHLAADELAERIATLAAPVRVSVAVDVTTWTPVS; via the coding sequence CTGCCCGAACGGGCGGTTGCGCTCCTCGCCTGCCCGGTCTGCGGGGCGGACCTGAGCACCACCCCCGACGGGCTGCGCTGCGCCGCGGGGCACGCCTTCGACCGCGCCCGGCAGGGGCACGTCACGCTGCTGCCCCCGGGCCACCGGCCGCCCTCCGGCGACACGGCGGCGCAGGTCGCCGACCGGGTCGCCTTCCTCGACGCCGGCACCTACGCCGGCATCACCGCGGCCCTGACGACGGCGGTGCTCGCCGACGGCCCGCCGGAGACGCTGCTCGACCTCGGCGGTGGCACCGGGCACCACCTCGCCGCTGTCCTCGACCACCTGCCCGAGGCGGCAGGCGTGGTGCTCGACTCCTCGCCCTACGCCGCCCGCCGGGCCGCCAGGGCGCATCCCCGCGCGCTGGCCGTGGTCGCCGACACGTGGGCCCGGCTGCCCGTCCGGGACGGCGTCGTCGACCGGGCGCTCGTCGTGTTCGCGCCGCGCAACGGCCCGGAGACCGCCCGCGTGCTCCGGTCGGACGGCCGGCTCGTCGTCGTCACCCCTGCCGCCGACCACCTCGCTGAGCTGGTCGGCCCGCTCGGTTTGCTCCGCGTCGACCCGGACAAGGGCGCCCGGACGGCGTCGTCCCTCGAACCGCACCTGCGCCGGATCGCCGCCGCGGAGCACCGCGAGCACCTGGCACTGGACCACGCCGCGCTGCGGACGCTGGTCGGGATGGGCCCGCACGCCCGGCACCTCGCGGCCGACGAGCTCGCCGAGCGGATCGCGACGCTGGCGGCGCCGGTGCGCGTGAGCGTCGCGGTCGACGTCACGACGTGGACTCCGGTCAGCTGA